The Alosa sapidissima isolate fAloSap1 chromosome 5, fAloSap1.pri, whole genome shotgun sequence genome has a window encoding:
- the LOC121709381 gene encoding uncharacterized protein LOC121709381, producing MGPSAHIFLMRNIIEHRNNQQNNTLLKRQLRRGLQVQDLNSVTLSDLGQVLLGAKTLPDRTSQQSHPEGLQPPVIEVSPQSEPCLLNASTHCGQDCAALTVIVNIRPCRSSWGPNGVHPLQEKLFNYVLNDSGPANELIVKAGPTCLTRENLLTLGTNREMDSVVGNACLRLVQEMVQLQGKDVFIMDLHTPPTWLPPMDCDPLHSLPVDYAKKTLIFPLWTRGHYLLCVMEPLKTLILFMDSMYAKKEQGFGHKPYQHILRALAQRIAPGPWQEQTGLDIEGLPQQHFGVDCGIFMIMYAWYIALETPFDFSIHDMPYLRRWWCTVLMENLEIEGHGRRFAHFTEEGRKTADGSVAPVFRVPRKRKLDTMDGNGQIIVGPPAATSAAPTAPTAAPTVQCDSCVSIEQREESFSELEDFNEECEDTSCEEREERLREIQELSKDYQNTKWTYSTQVSIAAHRRGIKQVRAW from the exons ATGGGACCATCTGCTCACATCTTCCTGATGCGGAACATCATAGAGCACAGGAACAACCAGCAAAACAACACACTGCTGAAACGCCAGCTGAGAAGGGGTCTTCAGGTTCAAGACCTGAACAGTGTCACCCTGTCAGACTTGGGCCAAGTGCTACTAG GTGCAAAAACATTGCCAGACAGAACATCACAGCAAAGTCATCCGGAAGGTCTACAGCCACCTGTAATTGAAGTGTCACCGCAAAGTGAACCTTGTCTGTTGAACGCTTCAACTCACTGTGGGCAGGACTGTGCAGCACTGACTGTCATTGTTAATATCAGGCCCTGCAGAAGTTCGTGGGGTCCTAATGGAGTTCatccccttcaggaaaagctg TTCAACTACGTACTGAATGACAGTGGGCCAGCAAATGAGCTCATTGTTAAAGCTGGTCCAACATGTCTAACCAGGGAGAATTTACTGACCTTGGGGACAAACAGGGAGATGGACTCTGTG GTGGGGAATGCTTGTTTGAGGTTGGTTCAGGAGATGGTCCAACTTCAG GGGAAAGATGTTTTCATCATGGACCTTCACACGCCCCCAACATGGCTCCCACCCATGGATTGTGACCCTCTGCATAGTCTTCCT GTGGATTACGCGAAGAAGACACTGATATTTCCTCTGTGGACTCGAGGGCATTATCTGCTTTGT GTCATGGAGCCACTGAAAACATTAATCTTGTTCATGGACTCGATGTATGCCAAGAAAGAACAAGGCTTTGGGCACAAGCCTTATCAACACATTTTGAG GGCTCTTGCACAGAGGATAGCACCAGGACCTTGGCAGGAACAGACAGGGCTGGACATTGAG GGCCTCCCACAGCAACATTTTGGTGTTGACTGTGGAATTTTCATGATCATG TATGCTTGGTACATCGCCCTGGAGACACCATTTGATTTCTCCATA cATGACATGCCCTAcctgaggaggtggtggtgcacAGTGTTAATGGAGAATCTGGAGATCGAGGG GCATGGAAGAAGATTCGCACATTTCACAGAGGAGGGCAGAAAGACGGCAGACGGTAGTGTGGCACCTGTTTTCCGTGTGCCACGAAAAAGGAAGCTGGACACTATG GATGGTAATGGGCAGATAATAGTTG GGccaccagcagcaacatcagCAGCTCCTACAGCCCCAACAGCAGCTCCAACAGTCCAGTGTGACAGCTGTGTCTCCATTGAACAG agagaagagagtttcAGTGAATTAGAGGACTTCAATGAAGAATGTGAGGACACAAGTTGTGAGGAA AGAGAAGAGCGTTTGCGTGAGATACAGGAGCTCAGCAAAGACTACcagaacactaaatgg acctacagtacacaAGTGTCCATTGCTGCACACAGGAGAGGCATCAAGCAAGTGAGAGCATGGTAG